In Geobacter anodireducens, a genomic segment contains:
- a CDS encoding subtype I-E CRISPR-associated endonuclease Cas1 produces MQPQLPPLKPIPIKDRISVLYVEKGNLDVLDGAFVVVDKTGVRTHLPVGGVACLMLEPGTRVSHAAVTLASRIGCLLVWIGEAGVRLYASGQPGGARADRLLYQAKLALDDSARLKVVRKMYALRFREEPPERRSVEQLRGIEGVRVRKMYELLARQHGVAWKARNYDHTQWESGDVPNRCLSSATACLYGICEAAILAAGYAPAVGFIHTGKPQSFVYDIADIFKFETVVPVAFRIAAKKPRNPEREVRLACRDAFRQSKILHRIIPTIEQVLAAGGMAVPTPPPESVEAAIPNKEGIGDAGHRG; encoded by the coding sequence ATGCAGCCACAGCTTCCTCCCCTTAAACCCATCCCGATAAAAGACCGCATCTCAGTTCTCTACGTGGAAAAGGGAAACCTCGATGTGCTTGACGGCGCCTTCGTGGTGGTGGACAAGACCGGCGTCCGTACTCATCTCCCCGTCGGCGGGGTGGCGTGTCTCATGCTGGAGCCGGGCACGCGGGTATCCCATGCAGCGGTGACGCTCGCCTCCCGGATCGGCTGCCTCCTCGTCTGGATCGGCGAGGCCGGGGTCAGGCTCTACGCCTCGGGCCAGCCGGGCGGGGCGCGGGCCGACCGGCTCCTCTATCAGGCGAAACTGGCCCTGGACGATTCGGCTCGGCTGAAAGTTGTGCGCAAGATGTACGCTCTCCGCTTCAGGGAAGAGCCTCCCGAGCGGCGGAGCGTGGAACAACTGCGCGGCATTGAGGGGGTGAGGGTTCGTAAGATGTATGAGCTTCTCGCCCGCCAGCACGGCGTTGCGTGGAAGGCCCGCAACTACGACCACACTCAGTGGGAGAGCGGCGATGTGCCGAACCGTTGCCTGTCATCGGCCACTGCCTGTCTCTACGGCATCTGCGAGGCGGCGATCCTGGCGGCGGGCTATGCCCCTGCGGTCGGTTTCATCCATACCGGCAAACCCCAATCGTTCGTCTACGACATCGCCGACATCTTCAAGTTCGAAACCGTGGTGCCGGTGGCCTTCCGGATTGCCGCCAAAAAGCCCCGGAACCCGGAGCGGGAGGTGCGGCTCGCCTGCCGCGATGCCTTCCGCCAGTCAAAAATTCTGCACCGGATTATTCCCACTATCGAACAGGTACTTGCGGCCGGTGGCATGGCGGTGCCCACGCCGCCGCCCGAATCGGTCGAAGCCGCAATTCCGAACAAGGAGGGGATCGGCGATGCTGGTCATCGTGGTTGA
- a CDS encoding type I-E CRISPR-associated protein Cas6/Cse3/CasE: protein MYLSKVLINGTACRNPYEIHRVLWKLFPEDADAERDFLFRVERSGQQSVEVLMLSRREPATAVTRDVRLMGSKPYIPSLQQDQRLRFMLVANPVKTINDESARLNSANEIKKCRVPLIREEDLRAWLKRKLEGVAVIEAVEVEKRPAMNFRKVREKRVGKVQAVSFHGVLSVTDPVGLISLINTGIGPAKAFGCGLLSLARA from the coding sequence ATGTATCTGAGTAAAGTCTTGATAAACGGAACAGCCTGTCGCAATCCCTACGAAATTCATCGAGTCTTGTGGAAGCTCTTTCCCGAAGATGCCGACGCCGAGCGTGATTTCCTCTTTCGTGTTGAGCGGTCCGGTCAACAGAGCGTGGAGGTGTTGATGCTGTCTCGACGCGAACCGGCCACTGCTGTAACTCGCGACGTACGGTTGATGGGGAGCAAGCCGTACATTCCCAGCCTCCAGCAAGATCAGCGGCTGCGCTTCATGCTAGTCGCCAACCCGGTAAAGACGATCAATGACGAAAGCGCGAGACTAAATAGTGCCAATGAAATAAAAAAGTGCCGCGTTCCGCTGATTCGTGAGGAGGATCTGCGTGCATGGTTGAAACGGAAACTTGAGGGCGTGGCCGTCATTGAGGCGGTCGAGGTAGAAAAGCGTCCAGCCATGAATTTTCGTAAGGTCAGGGAAAAACGGGTCGGCAAGGTTCAGGCGGTTAGTTTTCATGGTGTGTTGTCAGTGACGGACCCCGTCGGGTTGATATCCCTGATCAATACCGGCATCGGCCCAGCGAAGGCCTTCGGCTGCGGATTGCTGTCACTAGCTAGGGCATAA